In Brachionichthys hirsutus isolate HB-005 chromosome 5, CSIRO-AGI_Bhir_v1, whole genome shotgun sequence, a single genomic region encodes these proteins:
- the fbxl22 gene encoding F-box and leucine-rich protein 22, whose translation MHLTQLNRECLLHLFSFLDKDSRRSLSLACHQLREVFLDPHLWNLLHFGSLCELRRDNFVLGPSLRCLTVCWYSSRVQVCNIEDWLKTSFQKDLCGKHEALVSSFLARVCHISANLLSLSLSGCGHITDEDVFSVLQNCRKLRYLHLENCVRITDCSLDAMVIYGDGLEEVKIDFCRNVTQAGLQAVREKRPEIQLSAYKSADMIPDAKPEEMGSLRKVLQNDVMKNLPAACTRRNFGNYQ comes from the exons ATGCATCTCACACAGCTCAACCGCGAATGTCTCCTCCACCTTTTCTCTTTCCTGGACAAGGACAGTCGGAGGAGTCTGTCCCTGGCCTGTCATCAGCTGCGCGAGGTCTTCTTGGACCCCCACCTCTGGAATCTGCTCCACTTCGGCTCCCTGTGCGAGCTGAGGAGGGACAACTTTGTCCTGGGACCCTCGTTACGCTGCTTGACTGTTTGCTGGTACTCCAGCAGAGTGCAAGTGTGCAACATTGAGGACTGGCTGAAGACTTCATTCCAGAAGGACCTCTGCGGCAAACACGAAGCCCTGGTCAGCTCTTTCCTGGCGCGTGTCTGCCACAT TTCTGCCAACCTGCTCTCACTGAGCCTGTCCGGCTGTGGACACATCACAGATGAGGATGTGTTCTCCGTGCTGCAGAACTGCAGGAAGCTGCGCTACCTGCACCTGGAGAACTGCGTTCGCATCACCGACTGCAGCCTGGATGCCATGGTTATTTATGGAGACGgtctggaggaggtgaagattgACTTCTGCAGGAACGTCACTCAGGCAGGGTTGCAGGCCGTCAGAGAGAAGAGGCCGGAGATCCAGCTGAGCGCTTATAAAAGTGCGGATATGATCCCAGACGCCAAGCCGGAGGAGATGGGTTCACTCAGGAAGGTGTTGCAAAATGATGTGATGAAAAACCTTCCTGCTGCATGCACCAGAAGAAACTTTGGGAATTatcagtaa